The Candidatus Dormiibacterota bacterium sequence GGGGGCGGCCGGCCGATCCCGACGCGCACCCGCACGAAGTCCTGGGTCTGCCAGGAGTCGATGAGGTGGCGCACCCCCCGCTGGCCACCGGCGCTGCCGCCGCGGCGCAGGCGCAGCCGTCCCAGGGGGAGGTCGAGGTCGTCGTGGACGACGATCGCGTCCTCGGGCGGGGTGCCCAGCTTGCCGGTGAGGTGGCGGCCGGCGCGTCCGCTGAGGTTCATGAAGGTGGTGGGACGGGCGATGACGATGTCGTGGCCATCGATCGAGCCCTCGCGAATCTTCGCCGGCCCCTCCTTGCGCTCCTTTCCGAAGCGGCCGCGCCGCTCCAGCTCGGCGAGGGTGCGCCAGCCCACGTTGTGCCGGGTGGATGCGTACTCGCCGCCGGGATTGCCGAGCCCGATGACCAGCGTCGCCACTACTCCTCGCCCGGCTCGAGGTCCGGCACGGCCTGGCCGGGAAGCAGGCGGCGGGTCTCCTCGGTCATCGCCGCCGCCCCCGCGGGGTCGGCGTGGTCGTGACCGAGGCAGTGGAGAAGGCCGTGGACCGCGAGCAGCCGCAGCTCGGCGACGCCGTCCTCCGCCTGGCCGAGGGCGCGCTCGACCGAGATCGCCAGGTCGCCGACGTGGCCGGGCTCCCCGGTGGGGAAGGCGAGGACGTCGGTGGGCGCGCCGACGCCGCGGAAGCGGGTGTTGAGCTCCGCCAGCTCGGCGTCGTCGGTGAGGCGGACGCTGAGCGAGGCGCGCGCGGGCACGTCGAGAGACGCTCCGCAGCGACGCAGCAGGGGGGCGAGCGACGCCTCCCGGACCGCAGTCCGGGCCGCCTCGCCGAGCCCCTCGGCACGGACCACGGTCACGCGCACAGCCGGGGTCCGGCGCCGGGGCACGGGGGAATTGCGCCCCCGTGCCGCCGGGCGCTCTGCGCCGGGACCGGGCTCACCCGGCCTTGAGACGACGCTTCTTGGCGGCGACCAGCTTGCGCTTGCGCCGCACCGATGGCTTCTCGTAGTGCTCACGGCGACGCACCTCCGAGAGAATGCCGTTCTGCTTGATCTTCTTGTTGAAGCGTCGCAGCGCGCTCTCGAAGGTCTCGCCCTCGCGGACCTTGACCTCCGACACGTTCGGGAACTCACCTCCTCTTCGCCGGCTGGGGACGAACGGAAGATGAATCCCACGCAGGCGTCGCGAGTGTACCGGGTTTGCGGGCGGCGGGCGTGGCCCGCCGCCGCAGATGCCGGGTCAGGCGGCGCTGTCGTACCGCCAGATGCCGGAGCCGGGGGTGACCTCGACGTCCTCGGGCAGCTCGCACCGCCACGGGAGCATGAGGTCGAAGACCACCTCCTGGACGGTCCAGAGGACGTCCATGATCTCGGTGACCTTCACCTGGCGCCGCCCCACCGCGTCGGTGACGGTGCGCAGGGCGGTCTCGTCGCCGGAACCCTCGACGATGCCGACGGCGTTGTGGAGCAGCTCACCGGACTGCAGGGCGAGGTCCTTCGGGGCCTCCTTGATGCCCTGCAGATGGGTCTCCTCGCACATCTCGATGACCTCGTCGACGCGCTCCACCAGCCGGCGGAAGCGGGTCCGCTCGGCCAGGTCGCGCTGATGACGGAGCCGCGCGCGGTGCAATTCTGCGGTCGCGTTCTCAATAAGCATCCGATTCTCCGCGAGGCACTCCACGTCGAAGTCCACCAGTTGATCTCCGCGAGAGG is a genomic window containing:
- the pth gene encoding aminoacyl-tRNA hydrolase, whose amino-acid sequence is MATLVIGLGNPGGEYASTRHNVGWRTLAELERRGRFGKERKEGPAKIREGSIDGHDIVIARPTTFMNLSGRAGRHLTGKLGTPPEDAIVVHDDLDLPLGRLRLRRGGSAGGQRGVRHLIDSWQTQDFVRVRVGIGRPPPGVDPVDYVLQPFDPDERERLPALVGRAADAVVAIVREGLEPAMNVFNRAPDD
- the rpsU gene encoding 30S ribosomal protein S21, whose product is MSEVKVREGETFESALRRFNKKIKQNGILSEVRRREHYEKPSVRRKRKLVAAKKRRLKAG
- the ybeY gene encoding rRNA maturation RNase YbeY, whose amino-acid sequence is MTVVRAEGLGEAARTAVREASLAPLLRRCGASLDVPARASLSVRLTDDAELAELNTRFRGVGAPTDVLAFPTGEPGHVGDLAISVERALGQAEDGVAELRLLAVHGLLHCLGHDHADPAGAAAMTEETRRLLPGQAVPDLEPGEE